From the Excalfactoria chinensis isolate bCotChi1 chromosome 1, bCotChi1.hap2, whole genome shotgun sequence genome, one window contains:
- the TAB3 gene encoding TGF-beta-activated kinase 1 and MAP3K7-binding protein 3 isoform X1: MAQGSQQLDVQVLHDLRQRFPEIPEGVVSQCMLQNNNNLDACCRALAQESNKYLYMEYHSPDDTRMNRNSLLHINLGIHPHTSYHAGDGAQLNGGRTLVHSSSDGHIDPQRTAGKQLICLVQEPHSAPAVVAASPNYNPFFMNDQNRNAATPPPQPPPQPSSIQPGMNTSAMQGPPPTYMHIPRYSTNPITVTVSQNLPSGQSVPRALQILPQIPSNLYGTPGSIYIRQTSQSSSGRQTPQNTPWHSSPQGPVPHYTPRPLPVYPHQQNYQPSQYSPKQPQIPQSAFRSPPASQCPSPFGSPQHQVQPQLSHQSSHVFMPPSPSNVPPHPYQQASQTFQKQGSHSVSYLPPFAGPSLSKGSMNKIEITVEPPQRPGTAMNRSPSPISNQPSQRNQHPLYAATTPPSSSPSRGMSGQPKPPFSVNPVYITYTQPTGPTGAPTQSPRVMVSQPNPTIFKITVGRAPTENLLNLVDQEERTAAPEPIQPISVIPGSGGEKGSHKYQRSSSSGSDDYAYTQALLLHQRARMERLAKELKLEKEELERLKAEVNGMEHDLMQRRLRRVSCTTAIPTPEEMTKLRSLNRQLQINVDCTLKEVDLLQSRGNFDPKATCNFYDNIEPGPVVPPKPYKKEHPNNSKQTARTQPRDEDFEGAPWNCDSCTFLNHPALNRCEQCEMPRYT; this comes from the exons ATGGCTCAGGGTAGTCAACAACTCGATGTGCAGGTACTCCATGATCTCCGACAACGTTTCCCTGAGATCCCTGAAGGGGTGGTATCTCAGTGCATGCTACAG aacaacaacaacctgGATGCCTGTTGTCGAGCCCTCGCACAGGAGAGCAACAAATACTTATACATGGAGTACCATAGCCCTGATGACACCAGAATGAATAGAAATAGCCTTTTGCACATTAATCTGGGTATTCATCCTCATACCAGCTATCATGCAGGGGATGGAGCTCAACTTAATGGTGGTCGTACACTGGTACATAGTTCAAGTGATGGACATATTGATCCACAACGCACAGCAGGTAAACAGCTGATATGCTTAGTTCAAGAACCACATTCTGCTCCCGCTGTTGTGGCAGCTTCTCCAAATTACAATCCATTTTTCATGAATGACCAGAATAGAAATGCAGCTACTCCTCCTCCACAGCCACCTCCACAGCCATCTTCCATACAACCAGGAATGAACACGTCTGCTATGCAAGGCCCTCCTCCCACGTATATGCACATACCTCGGTACAGTACAAATCCCATTACTGTTACAGTATCACAAAACCTCCCCTCTGGACAGAGTGTACCCAGAGCTCTACAAATTCTTCCACAGATTCCAAGCAATCTTTATGGGACTCCTGGCTCTATTTATATTAGACAAACATCTCAAAGTTCTTCAGGACGACAGACTCCTCAGAATACACCGTGGCATTCATCGCCACAGGGCCCAGTTCCACATTATACTCCCCGTCCTCTACCTGTGTATCCACATCAACAGAACTACCAGCCTTCTCAGTATTCTCCTAAACAACCCCAGATCCCTCAGTCAGCCTTTAGATCACCACCGGCATCCCAGTGCCCCTCTCCCTTTGGCTCTCCTCAACACCAGGTTCAGCCTCAGCTGAGTCATCAGAGTTCACATGTTTTTATGCCTCCTAGTCCTTCAAATGTCCCTCCTCATCCATATCAGCAAGCATCGCAGACTTTTCAAAAACAAGGCAGTCACTCTGTATCGTATCTTCCTCCTTTTGCTGGACCTAGTTTATCCAAAGGTTCCatgaataaaatagaaattacaGTTGAACCACCGCAAAGACCTGGGACTGCAATGAACAGAAGTCCTTCACCAATAAGTAATCAACCATCTCAACGAAACCAGCACCCACTGTATGCAGCCACTACTCCTCCTTCAAGCTCTCCATCAAGAGGTATGTCGGGGCAACCCAAACCTCCATTTAGTGTTAATCCAGTATATATTACCTACACTCAACCAACTGGACCTACAGGTGCACCAACACAGTCTCCTCGGGTAATGGTATCTCAGCCAAACCcaactatttttaaaatcacagtAGGTCGAGCACCGACTGAGAATCTTTTAAATTTAGTGGACCAAGAAGAGCGTACTGCAGCACCGGAACCTATTCAGCCTATTTCTGTAATCCCAGGatctggaggagaaaaaggaagccATAAGTATCAGAGAAGTTCTAGTTCTGGATCGGATGACTATGCTTACACTCAAG CCTTGCTATTACATCAACGAGCGAGGATGGAGAGATTAGCAAAGGAACTGAAGCTTGAGAAAGAAGAGCTTGAACGCTTGAAAGCTGAAGTGAATGGTATGGAGCATGATCTAATGCAGAGGCGACTTCGAAGAGTTAGCTGTACAACCGCAATTCCAACA CCCGAGGAAATGACCAAATTGAGAAGCCTCAACAGACAGCTCCAGATAAATGTTGACTGTACACTGAAAGAAGTTGACCTCCTTCAGTCTAGAG GTAACTTTGATCCGAAAGCCACATGTAACTTCTATGATAACATAGAGCCTGGTCCTGTTGTGCCACCAAAGCCATATAAAAAGG aacATCCAAACAATTCCAAACAGACTGCACGGACTCAGCCGAGAGATGAAGACTTTGAAGGAGCTCCATGGAATTGTGATAGCTGCACCTTTCTAAACCACCCAGCACTAAATCGCTGTGAGCAGTGTGAAATGCCGCGATACACTTGA
- the TAB3 gene encoding TGF-beta-activated kinase 1 and MAP3K7-binding protein 3 isoform X3, with translation MAQGSQQLDVQVLHDLRQRFPEIPEGVVSQCMLQNNNNLDACCRALAQESNKYLYMEYHSPDDTRMNRNSLLHINLGIHPHTSYHAGDGAQLNGGRTLVHSSSDGHIDPQRTAGKQLICLVQEPHSAPAVVAASPNYNPFFMNDQNRNAATPPPQPPPQPSSIQPGMNTSAMQGPPPTYMHIPRYSTNPITVTVSQNLPSGQSVPRALQILPQIPSNLYGTPGSIYIRQTSQSSSGRQTPQNTPWHSSPQGPVPHYTPRPLPVYPHQQNYQPSQYSPKQPQIPQSAFRSPPASQCPSPFGSPQHQVQPQLSHQSSHVFMPPSPSNVPPHPYQQASQTFQKQGSHSVSYLPPFAGPSLSKGSMNKIEITVEPPQRPGTAMNRSPSPISNQPSQRNQHPLYAATTPPSSSPSRVDQEERTAAPEPIQPISVIPGSGGEKGSHKYQRSSSSGSDDYAYTQALLLHQRARMERLAKELKLEKEELERLKAEVNGMEHDLMQRRLRRVSCTTAIPTPEEMTKLRSLNRQLQINVDCTLKEVDLLQSRGNFDPKATCNFYDNIEPGPVVPPKPYKKEHPNNSKQTARTQPRDEDFEGAPWNCDSCTFLNHPALNRCEQCEMPRYT, from the exons ATGGCTCAGGGTAGTCAACAACTCGATGTGCAGGTACTCCATGATCTCCGACAACGTTTCCCTGAGATCCCTGAAGGGGTGGTATCTCAGTGCATGCTACAG aacaacaacaacctgGATGCCTGTTGTCGAGCCCTCGCACAGGAGAGCAACAAATACTTATACATGGAGTACCATAGCCCTGATGACACCAGAATGAATAGAAATAGCCTTTTGCACATTAATCTGGGTATTCATCCTCATACCAGCTATCATGCAGGGGATGGAGCTCAACTTAATGGTGGTCGTACACTGGTACATAGTTCAAGTGATGGACATATTGATCCACAACGCACAGCAGGTAAACAGCTGATATGCTTAGTTCAAGAACCACATTCTGCTCCCGCTGTTGTGGCAGCTTCTCCAAATTACAATCCATTTTTCATGAATGACCAGAATAGAAATGCAGCTACTCCTCCTCCACAGCCACCTCCACAGCCATCTTCCATACAACCAGGAATGAACACGTCTGCTATGCAAGGCCCTCCTCCCACGTATATGCACATACCTCGGTACAGTACAAATCCCATTACTGTTACAGTATCACAAAACCTCCCCTCTGGACAGAGTGTACCCAGAGCTCTACAAATTCTTCCACAGATTCCAAGCAATCTTTATGGGACTCCTGGCTCTATTTATATTAGACAAACATCTCAAAGTTCTTCAGGACGACAGACTCCTCAGAATACACCGTGGCATTCATCGCCACAGGGCCCAGTTCCACATTATACTCCCCGTCCTCTACCTGTGTATCCACATCAACAGAACTACCAGCCTTCTCAGTATTCTCCTAAACAACCCCAGATCCCTCAGTCAGCCTTTAGATCACCACCGGCATCCCAGTGCCCCTCTCCCTTTGGCTCTCCTCAACACCAGGTTCAGCCTCAGCTGAGTCATCAGAGTTCACATGTTTTTATGCCTCCTAGTCCTTCAAATGTCCCTCCTCATCCATATCAGCAAGCATCGCAGACTTTTCAAAAACAAGGCAGTCACTCTGTATCGTATCTTCCTCCTTTTGCTGGACCTAGTTTATCCAAAGGTTCCatgaataaaatagaaattacaGTTGAACCACCGCAAAGACCTGGGACTGCAATGAACAGAAGTCCTTCACCAATAAGTAATCAACCATCTCAACGAAACCAGCACCCACTGTATGCAGCCACTACTCCTCCTTCAAGCTCTCCATCAAGAG TGGACCAAGAAGAGCGTACTGCAGCACCGGAACCTATTCAGCCTATTTCTGTAATCCCAGGatctggaggagaaaaaggaagccATAAGTATCAGAGAAGTTCTAGTTCTGGATCGGATGACTATGCTTACACTCAAG CCTTGCTATTACATCAACGAGCGAGGATGGAGAGATTAGCAAAGGAACTGAAGCTTGAGAAAGAAGAGCTTGAACGCTTGAAAGCTGAAGTGAATGGTATGGAGCATGATCTAATGCAGAGGCGACTTCGAAGAGTTAGCTGTACAACCGCAATTCCAACA CCCGAGGAAATGACCAAATTGAGAAGCCTCAACAGACAGCTCCAGATAAATGTTGACTGTACACTGAAAGAAGTTGACCTCCTTCAGTCTAGAG GTAACTTTGATCCGAAAGCCACATGTAACTTCTATGATAACATAGAGCCTGGTCCTGTTGTGCCACCAAAGCCATATAAAAAGG aacATCCAAACAATTCCAAACAGACTGCACGGACTCAGCCGAGAGATGAAGACTTTGAAGGAGCTCCATGGAATTGTGATAGCTGCACCTTTCTAAACCACCCAGCACTAAATCGCTGTGAGCAGTGTGAAATGCCGCGATACACTTGA
- the TAB3 gene encoding TGF-beta-activated kinase 1 and MAP3K7-binding protein 3 isoform X2 translates to MAQGSQQLDVQVLHDLRQRFPEIPEGVVSQCMLQNNNNLDACCRALAQESNKYLYMEYHSPDDTRMNRNSLLHINLGIHPHTSYHAGDGAQLNGGRTLVHSSSDGHIDPQRTAGKQLICLVQEPHSAPAVVAASPNYNPFFMNDQNRNAATPPPQPPPQPSSIQPGMNTSAMQGPPPTYMHIPRYSTNPITVTVSQNLPSGQSVPRALQILPQIPSNLYGTPGSIYIRQTSQSSSGRQTPQNTPWHSSPQGPVPHYTPRPLPVYPHQQNYQPSQYSPKQPQIPQSAFRSPPASQCPSPFGSPQHQVQPQLSHQSSHVFMPPSPSNVPPHPYQQASQTFQKQGSHSVSYLPPFAGPSLSKGSMNKIEITVEPPQRPGTAMNRSPSPISNQPSQRNQHPLYAATTPPSSSPSRVGRAPTENLLNLVDQEERTAAPEPIQPISVIPGSGGEKGSHKYQRSSSSGSDDYAYTQALLLHQRARMERLAKELKLEKEELERLKAEVNGMEHDLMQRRLRRVSCTTAIPTPEEMTKLRSLNRQLQINVDCTLKEVDLLQSRGNFDPKATCNFYDNIEPGPVVPPKPYKKEHPNNSKQTARTQPRDEDFEGAPWNCDSCTFLNHPALNRCEQCEMPRYT, encoded by the exons ATGGCTCAGGGTAGTCAACAACTCGATGTGCAGGTACTCCATGATCTCCGACAACGTTTCCCTGAGATCCCTGAAGGGGTGGTATCTCAGTGCATGCTACAG aacaacaacaacctgGATGCCTGTTGTCGAGCCCTCGCACAGGAGAGCAACAAATACTTATACATGGAGTACCATAGCCCTGATGACACCAGAATGAATAGAAATAGCCTTTTGCACATTAATCTGGGTATTCATCCTCATACCAGCTATCATGCAGGGGATGGAGCTCAACTTAATGGTGGTCGTACACTGGTACATAGTTCAAGTGATGGACATATTGATCCACAACGCACAGCAGGTAAACAGCTGATATGCTTAGTTCAAGAACCACATTCTGCTCCCGCTGTTGTGGCAGCTTCTCCAAATTACAATCCATTTTTCATGAATGACCAGAATAGAAATGCAGCTACTCCTCCTCCACAGCCACCTCCACAGCCATCTTCCATACAACCAGGAATGAACACGTCTGCTATGCAAGGCCCTCCTCCCACGTATATGCACATACCTCGGTACAGTACAAATCCCATTACTGTTACAGTATCACAAAACCTCCCCTCTGGACAGAGTGTACCCAGAGCTCTACAAATTCTTCCACAGATTCCAAGCAATCTTTATGGGACTCCTGGCTCTATTTATATTAGACAAACATCTCAAAGTTCTTCAGGACGACAGACTCCTCAGAATACACCGTGGCATTCATCGCCACAGGGCCCAGTTCCACATTATACTCCCCGTCCTCTACCTGTGTATCCACATCAACAGAACTACCAGCCTTCTCAGTATTCTCCTAAACAACCCCAGATCCCTCAGTCAGCCTTTAGATCACCACCGGCATCCCAGTGCCCCTCTCCCTTTGGCTCTCCTCAACACCAGGTTCAGCCTCAGCTGAGTCATCAGAGTTCACATGTTTTTATGCCTCCTAGTCCTTCAAATGTCCCTCCTCATCCATATCAGCAAGCATCGCAGACTTTTCAAAAACAAGGCAGTCACTCTGTATCGTATCTTCCTCCTTTTGCTGGACCTAGTTTATCCAAAGGTTCCatgaataaaatagaaattacaGTTGAACCACCGCAAAGACCTGGGACTGCAATGAACAGAAGTCCTTCACCAATAAGTAATCAACCATCTCAACGAAACCAGCACCCACTGTATGCAGCCACTACTCCTCCTTCAAGCTCTCCATCAAGAG tAGGTCGAGCACCGACTGAGAATCTTTTAAATTTAGTGGACCAAGAAGAGCGTACTGCAGCACCGGAACCTATTCAGCCTATTTCTGTAATCCCAGGatctggaggagaaaaaggaagccATAAGTATCAGAGAAGTTCTAGTTCTGGATCGGATGACTATGCTTACACTCAAG CCTTGCTATTACATCAACGAGCGAGGATGGAGAGATTAGCAAAGGAACTGAAGCTTGAGAAAGAAGAGCTTGAACGCTTGAAAGCTGAAGTGAATGGTATGGAGCATGATCTAATGCAGAGGCGACTTCGAAGAGTTAGCTGTACAACCGCAATTCCAACA CCCGAGGAAATGACCAAATTGAGAAGCCTCAACAGACAGCTCCAGATAAATGTTGACTGTACACTGAAAGAAGTTGACCTCCTTCAGTCTAGAG GTAACTTTGATCCGAAAGCCACATGTAACTTCTATGATAACATAGAGCCTGGTCCTGTTGTGCCACCAAAGCCATATAAAAAGG aacATCCAAACAATTCCAAACAGACTGCACGGACTCAGCCGAGAGATGAAGACTTTGAAGGAGCTCCATGGAATTGTGATAGCTGCACCTTTCTAAACCACCCAGCACTAAATCGCTGTGAGCAGTGTGAAATGCCGCGATACACTTGA